The DNA window GGGCTGGGAAGCTTCAAACTTGTCGGGGCCTCCCGTGGATTGCCCAAGAGTAGCAGTGCAGTTTTACCTGATACAATGCCGTCATCTGCAGCCTTAGTCTGCATTTTTGCACTACCTCACCAGGCCCGCGCAACTCGCGTACAGGTAAACGGGCAAACAGGCGACGAGTAAAACTATGGACTGGGATAACCTGCGCTTCTTCCTCGAGCTCAGCCGGGCCGGTCGGGTGACCACCGCGGCGCGGCGACTCGGGGTGGATCACACCACGGTATCCCGCCGCGTGCAGGCACTGGAAAAAAGTATTGGCACGCCGCTGTTTTTGCGGGAAACGTCCGGCTACCGCCTGACTGAAGCGGGGCGAAGCCTGCTGCCCCATGCCGAGCTGATGGAAAGCGCCAGCGTCAGGATCGAGCAGAGCCTGCCCAACCCGGAAGGCCGGTTGTCCGGGCAGGTACGCATCGGTGCCACCGAAGGCTACGGCACGATAGTGCTGGCGCCGCAGCTGGCCGACCTCAGCCAACGCTACCCGGACCTTCATCTTGATCTGCTTGCCCTGCCCCGCGCCCTGCGCCTGGCCCGCCACGAAGCCGACATCGTCATAACGCTGGAGCGGCCGGAGCGGGGGCCGTACATGTTCACCCGGCTGACGGACTACGTCCTGCAGCTTTACGCGAGCAGAGAATACCTGCAGGAACACAAGCCTATCACCAGACGCAGCGACCTGAAGCGCCACCGCTTCGTCAGCTATGTCGACGATCTGGTGTTCAGCAGGGACCTGCTGTTTCTTGATGAGATCACCGGCTCGGACGACGTCAGCCTGCGCAGCACCAGCGTGCTGGCCCAGCAGGAAGCGGTGGCCGCCGGTGCCGGACTCGCCATCCTTCCCGCCTTTTCGGCCGATCGTGACAGCCGGCTTTCAGTCGTGCTTCCCGGACAAGTGAGTTTTACCCGAACGTTCTGGATGCTGATGCGCACGGAGCTGAAGGACATCGCCCGGATGAAGGTGACCTGGGATTACCTGCGGGAGATGGCGGAGGCTTCGCAGGGGGTGGTGCTGTCGGACGGTCAGCAGGGCCTGCGGGCATGACTCTCAGGCTTGTGGGGGCAAGGTCAACTCGGGTTTACATTACCCTGGCGAACAGCCCGAAGGGCATGGCCTTCAATACATAACTCAGCGGCGTCCAGGGCCACCAGGGCACATAGGCTCGGCGGCGTTCGGACTCGATCGCTTTTACCAGCGCTTTGACCCCGGTGTCCAGATCCACCCGGAAGGGTGCGTTTTTGGTGTCGCGGTTGATATCCGTGAGGATAAACCCGGGCATGATGTTGCTGACCTTTATTGGCGTACCCCGGGTATCCAGCTGCAGGCCCTCCGCCAGAGTGGCGACGGCGGCCTTGGTTGCGGCGTATATGTTCATCGGACCCCGGAAGCCACGAACCGCGCTGACCGACGACATCAGCACCAGATGGCCGCTGTTCTGCTCCCGGAAGATCGCCATAGCCGCCTCGCTCTGGGCAATGGCAGCCACAAAGTTGGTCTCCGCCGTTTGACGATTGGCCTCGAATCGCCCATATCCGACCGGCTGCGAAATGCCGATGCCTGCATTCACCACTACGCGGTCAAGACTGCCCAGCTCGTGCCGGAAGCCCTCGAACACCTCAAACACCTGATCGTATTCGCACACGTCCAGCCCACGAACCAGCACCCGAATGTCCGGGTAGGCCTGCTGTAACTCCCGCTGCAACGCCTCGAGTTTGCCCGCACTACGTGCGCAGAGCGCCAGATTGCAGCCCTTGGCCGCCCACTCGCGGGCCATACCCTCGCCAAGCCCGGTACTGGCGCCCGTGATCAGAATGTTCTTTCGCATCGGTCTTGCCCTGGTCGTTTGGTTGATGCTCATCGCGTTATTCTGTTGAGATCCGCTTGAGTGCGTGTCCGTCCGGTTCGCTGTTAAATCTTTGCAGTAGTGGATCTGCTGATAGCAAGGCCTCACGGACCCGCTACAATTCATCCTGACCTCCTGTGCAGGCTCCAGTCTGCCTGAGCCGGCAAGCTGCTATTCGTTCTCCCTCGCCGGGCTGTTCAGAACGAAGCTTGAGCGGCCTTAAGTTGCCGCTCACCAGGACAACCAGAATTCAACATATCGGTGCGAGCAGTCAACTTGCGCAACCTGGCGTCGTTCGATCCGCAGGTCTGTCTGCTGGCAAAGTCTAGCCGAGCCAGAAGTCATGACGGCCCAACCTGCCATGCTTCCCCAGCCAGCTAGCGAAATACACACTAACCCCCTTTATCGAGACCGAGTGGAGCGCAAAATGAAGCACCTATTGGCGTTGTTCGGCGGACTGCTGGTGTCCATGCCAGGTATGGCGCAGGAAGCCCATAGCGAAACCCTCGATCTGACCCACAGCCCGTTCGGCTATGCGGCCCTCGCTATTTTTGCGGTCGCGTATCTGCTGGTCATGCTTGAAGAGAAAATTCATCTTCGGAAATCCAAACCCATGCTCATTGCAGCGGGTCTCATCTGGATACTGCTGGCAATCGCTTACCGTTCAGGCGGCTACCCGGACACCGTAGAAGAAGTAATCCGCCACAACTTCCTTGAGTATGCCGAGCTGTTTTTCTTCCTGCTGGTGGCCATGACCTACATCAACGCCATGCTGGAACGCGGTGTCTTCGACCAGCTTCGCAACTGGCTGCTGGGTAAGGGCCTGGGCTATCGCGGATTGTTCTGGGTCACCGGTGTACTCGCCTTCAGCATCTCGCCGGTGGCGGATAACCTGACCACGGCACTGATCATGTGCGCCGTGGTTTTGGCCGTAGGCAAGGACAGCCCCACGTTTATCTCTTTGGCCTGTATCAATATTGTCGTCGGTGCCAACGCCGGCGGCGCTTTCAGCCCGTTCGGGGACATCACCACACTGATGGTCTGGCAAAAAGGCGTGCTGCCTTTTCAGGACTTCTTCCTCCTGTTTATCCCCGCCGTGGTCAACTTTCTGGTGCCGGCCGTCTGCATGCATTTTGCGTTACCCAAAGGAAGACCTGCGGCGCCGAGCGAGACCGGTAACCTGATAAAAACCGGCGGCCTGGTGATTTGCGGGCTGTTTCTGCTGACCATTATCACAGCCGTCTGCTTCCACCAGTTCCTCCACATCCCGCCGGTGTTCGGCATGATGTTCGGCCTGGGCTACCTGAAACTGACCGGGTACTACCTCAAACAGCAGGAATCTTCCCGCTGGAGCGAGAGCGTGGAGTCACCGCCGGGTGATTCGGGCGCGGGCAGACCCTTTGACGTCTTCGACCATATCGCCCGCTCCGAATGGGACACCCTGTTCTTCTTTTTTGGCGTGATCATGGCAGTCGGCGGCCTGGGCTTTATTGGTTACCTGGGCATGATGTCCGCTACGCTCTATGGTGAGCTCGGCCCTACGATCGCCAATGTGCTGATCGGCGTGATGTCTGCCCTGGTGGACAACATTCCCGTGATGTTCGCCGTCCTGACCATGAACCCGGAAATGTCGGATGTACAGTGGCTGCTGGTCACCCTCACCGCTGGCGTCGGCGGCAGCATGTTGTCCATTGGCTCCGCAGCCGGCGTCGCGCTGATGGGTCAGGCCCGTGGCCACTATACCTTCCTGAGCCATTTGAAATGGACCCCGGTTATAGCTTTGGGGTACGGCGCCAGCATCTGGACGCATCTTTTGATAAATGGGTAGGGACGAACTTTGGGGACAGTAAATTCGAGGCCAGGTCGTAGTCTTAGCCTTTACTGGGGTGGAAGGAGTACGGGCAGGACCTGGCCCCGAGTTCAGCATTTTCACCAGGGGTGGCACATAGCCAGCATTGCTTTTCCCGTTGATGTTCTTAAAAGGGAAACCCTCGCTCCAAGGTGAGGGTTCGTCTATTTAGCCGGTTCAGGTCGTCACAGTCCTTTCAGCTTGAGCCTGTTTGCATGCTGGCGGAATACCGAGACCGGACTCGTCCCGAAGCGGCTCACCAGGCCCAGCACCTGGTTAACCTCATCCAAGTGGTTCATGCGATAGTCGTCCCGGATTACCTTGCCCAAATGGCTAGAGCATGTCCCAACCATGCCGTCGCTCTCCAGCCCCTCCCTTGTGTACAGCATAGAGGACGCGACAAGACCGAGATCGCCGATGTCCAGAATGTTGGTTGCGGGGTTGGCACCAGACCAGGAGTAGTAACGAACGCCGTTGTCCTCAAGCTCATTGCCCTCGCCACAAAACCTGGCCGGCATCCCCTGAGGATGGCTGGCGTTGAACTCGGCCATGACCCTTGTTGACAGCGCATTCATCGCCGCCAGCGAGTCCTGCTCGTAGCCACCTCCGGAAATGAAATCCAGGAATCCAGCGAACCCGTCGACCACGCTGGCCAATACATCTCCGGTGAGCGGTGCCTTTTCAGCGACCCCCTGTAGCAGATCTGCCGCCAGCGCTCCGGTATTCGGCCCCGCGACGCTCGTCGCGGACGAGACGTACTGCGGATAAACCGAGGCCACGTAGCGGACCGTGGGCCCGCCATGACTGTGACCGATCAGGTTAACTTTCTCAGCGCCGGTTGCCGCCAGAATGGTCTCGACCTGACGCGCCAGTTGTTCGCCCCGCAGTTCGGTGCTGTTAGCGGAGGCGACCTGGCTGACGTAGACCTCAGCACCGCTGCGGCGCAACTCTTCCGGAATGCGATACCAGTAGCCATAGCCGGCTATGTCGTCAAAGCCGAACAGGCCGTGGGCCAAGACGATGGGATAACGGGTTTCGGTGTAGGTGTCGTTGCTATTGAGCCAGTCGAACCAACCGGCCTGGGCTGGCGCTACACCGGCGCCCAACAGCAGGGCGAACACGGGGCCTAGATAAGTTGTTGTTTTCATCTGTTTCTCCTTGATCTTGTTTTTGTTCGATTGCCTTGGGCGTAGATGGAGCTGCTCAAAACATGACCATACTAACTGAGGAACAATTAAAATTAACACTGATATTAATATTAACTTTCTATAAAGCCTGCCGATCCGTGGTCGTGAAAACGTTGTGCACTAAGCCTCAGCCCTACGCATACGCTGCCGTGCAGACGCCCGTTTGGTATGATTGCCAACGCACTGGGGTTGCGAAAAAATTAACATGCGTGTTAAATAATCATGGAGGCAAAATGGCGCCCAAGCAGTCTGGCGGCAAGGGAAGAGGACGTCCGCCCGGAAGCACGGGCCCAAAAATGCACATGCGTATGCGCATTCTCAATGCCACGCGGGAGGTCTACAGCGAGCGCGGGCTGCATAACACCACCGTTGAGCTCATTCTGGAATCCGCCGGAGTCTCACGGCCAACGTTCTACAAGTACTTCTCTTCTGTCTGGGAGGCGATAGAGGCAGTGGTAATGCGCTGCAACGAGGAGCTTGAAGTGCTATTTACGGAGGTTTTTTCCATACAGCGGGAGAGCGCCATTCACTACCTGCCTACGGTGCTGGTGGGCTACCTGAACTGGGGACGATCACAGGGCAAACTGATGGAAGCCCGGTTTCGGGAACTGCACGACCTCACGTCCCCTGTTGGAGTTCATCGAACCGAGCACAACGAACGGATTTCAAATTTGCTAAGCGACATGCTGGTCGCCGACGGTCGCACCGCGCCCGATCGAGTGGCACTGAACGCCCTGGTCAATTGTGTCGAATACCTCGGGTACCAGTTCTGCAATGGCGCCCGGCAGGAGGAAATGCCGGTCTATCTTAGGGCCATGGGGCGGGTAAGCCTTGCACTGCTCGGGAGCGAGGCCGACTGGCAAAACATCAAGTCCGACCCGGTTCTGTCCAGTGCGTTGGGATTTGGCGCGCCGGGAGACACTGATTGAGGCAGCGGGCGCAGGGATAACTGACCATGGCCTCAGGTCGAGGCCTCGGGCCAACGAGGCAGTGTTAAGGCAACGGATTCCCACGATTCGGAACATTGCCTCGGTGCAAGGGCCGAGTTACGCAGACAGTCAGTCTGCCATAGTCCTTGAGTCCTATTTACTGAGACAAAATCGAGAACGCAGATGCATGCCAGAATAATAAAAACGGGTTTTGTCCTGCTTGCCCTTCTGGCTATCGTCGTTGGGGTACAGCTTTACCTGACGGAGCCCACGCCACCACGGGAAACAATATCCACCACTTCTGCCCTGTCCACCCCGCCCTCCGCTTCTCCTGTCAATGCCCCAGCTCCTGTAGCGCCCAAGCACGAAGAAAATCCACTGGCCTATTACGCCGCCATGGGGAGCAGCCTCGGGGAGCGCCCTGAGTCCCTAGACGGCACCGCGGTGGACGGCGAACTCAAAGCCGATGCCAACGGCCAGCTCATTGTCTCCCCTGGCGTGCGCCAGGTATTCGACTATTTCCTGACCACGATCGGCGAAGAGGACTTCGAAACGGTGAAGGCCAGGCTGGCGCACCATATCAACCGTCACCTCCCGCCGGAAGCGGCGCAGCAGGCTTGGAGGCTGTTCGGGCAATACATGGGGGCCAAGGAAGCCATATCCAACTTGCCGTCCCACGACGGGACTTCGGCGAGCATGCGTAACGTCGTCGCACAGCGCCGGGCATTGCGCCAGAGCTGGTTCGACGCCGAGGCCAACGACGCCTTTTTCGGGCTGGAGAACGCCTACGACGAATTCCAGCTGTCCCGTCGGGAAATCATGGAGAGCACTAACCTGCCCGAAGCGGAACAACAGGCGCGGCTGACTTCCCTGACAAACGCCCTACCCCATACCCTGCAGAAGATGGTAACCGCCACCCAGGCGCCGGTGGCGGTGCAGCACAAGGTGGAGCAGCTACGCGAGCAGGGCACCAGCGAGTCGGAGATCCGTGCCTTACGGGAACAGCAATTTGGCCCCGAGGCAGCCGATCGGCTGGCGCAGTTGGACCAGCGAAAGGCCCAGTGGGAACAGCAATAC is part of the Hydrocarboniclastica marina genome and encodes:
- a CDS encoding LysR family transcriptional regulator — translated: MDWDNLRFFLELSRAGRVTTAARRLGVDHTTVSRRVQALEKSIGTPLFLRETSGYRLTEAGRSLLPHAELMESASVRIEQSLPNPEGRLSGQVRIGATEGYGTIVLAPQLADLSQRYPDLHLDLLALPRALRLARHEADIVITLERPERGPYMFTRLTDYVLQLYASREYLQEHKPITRRSDLKRHRFVSYVDDLVFSRDLLFLDEITGSDDVSLRSTSVLAQQEAVAAGAGLAILPAFSADRDSRLSVVLPGQVSFTRTFWMLMRTELKDIARMKVTWDYLREMAEASQGVVLSDGQQGLRA
- a CDS encoding SDR family oxidoreductase; amino-acid sequence: MRKNILITGASTGLGEGMAREWAAKGCNLALCARSAGKLEALQRELQQAYPDIRVLVRGLDVCEYDQVFEVFEGFRHELGSLDRVVVNAGIGISQPVGYGRFEANRQTAETNFVAAIAQSEAAMAIFREQNSGHLVLMSSVSAVRGFRGPMNIYAATKAAVATLAEGLQLDTRGTPIKVSNIMPGFILTDINRDTKNAPFRVDLDTGVKALVKAIESERRRAYVPWWPWTPLSYVLKAMPFGLFARVM
- the nhaD gene encoding sodium:proton antiporter NhaD, with the translated sequence MKHLLALFGGLLVSMPGMAQEAHSETLDLTHSPFGYAALAIFAVAYLLVMLEEKIHLRKSKPMLIAAGLIWILLAIAYRSGGYPDTVEEVIRHNFLEYAELFFFLLVAMTYINAMLERGVFDQLRNWLLGKGLGYRGLFWVTGVLAFSISPVADNLTTALIMCAVVLAVGKDSPTFISLACINIVVGANAGGAFSPFGDITTLMVWQKGVLPFQDFFLLFIPAVVNFLVPAVCMHFALPKGRPAAPSETGNLIKTGGLVICGLFLLTIITAVCFHQFLHIPPVFGMMFGLGYLKLTGYYLKQQESSRWSESVESPPGDSGAGRPFDVFDHIARSEWDTLFFFFGVIMAVGGLGFIGYLGMMSATLYGELGPTIANVLIGVMSALVDNIPVMFAVLTMNPEMSDVQWLLVTLTAGVGGSMLSIGSAAGVALMGQARGHYTFLSHLKWTPVIALGYGASIWTHLLING
- a CDS encoding lipase family alpha/beta hydrolase, giving the protein MKTTTYLGPVFALLLGAGVAPAQAGWFDWLNSNDTYTETRYPIVLAHGLFGFDDIAGYGYWYRIPEELRRSGAEVYVSQVASANSTELRGEQLARQVETILAATGAEKVNLIGHSHGGPTVRYVASVYPQYVSSATSVAGPNTGALAADLLQGVAEKAPLTGDVLASVVDGFAGFLDFISGGGYEQDSLAAMNALSTRVMAEFNASHPQGMPARFCGEGNELEDNGVRYYSWSGANPATNILDIGDLGLVASSMLYTREGLESDGMVGTCSSHLGKVIRDDYRMNHLDEVNQVLGLVSRFGTSPVSVFRQHANRLKLKGL
- a CDS encoding TetR/AcrR family transcriptional regulator, whose product is MAPKQSGGKGRGRPPGSTGPKMHMRMRILNATREVYSERGLHNTTVELILESAGVSRPTFYKYFSSVWEAIEAVVMRCNEELEVLFTEVFSIQRESAIHYLPTVLVGYLNWGRSQGKLMEARFRELHDLTSPVGVHRTEHNERISNLLSDMLVADGRTAPDRVALNALVNCVEYLGYQFCNGARQEEMPVYLRAMGRVSLALLGSEADWQNIKSDPVLSSALGFGAPGDTD
- a CDS encoding lipase secretion chaperone — protein: MHARIIKTGFVLLALLAIVVGVQLYLTEPTPPRETISTTSALSTPPSASPVNAPAPVAPKHEENPLAYYAAMGSSLGERPESLDGTAVDGELKADANGQLIVSPGVRQVFDYFLTTIGEEDFETVKARLAHHINRHLPPEAAQQAWRLFGQYMGAKEAISNLPSHDGTSASMRNVVAQRRALRQSWFDAEANDAFFGLENAYDEFQLSRREIMESTNLPEAEQQARLTSLTNALPHTLQKMVTATQAPVAVQHKVEQLREQGTSESEIRALREQQFGPEAADRLAQLDQRKAQWEQQYTAYQQQRQTIIDSGMATQDREAEIQRLRERLFDDSEIRRVEALDRIGQN